CTTGGCTCCCTTCTTCTTTCCCTTGGTTgaaggcgccggcgccgtggccTTATTATgcgggggcggcgcgccgcTGTCCGCAGAGCCGCCGACGCCGGGTGGCACGATGGGGGCGCTGACCTGCAGCACGGAGATGTTGTACGGGCGGGAGGCGACGGACTTCACCATCTGGGAGTTCTTGGGCGCGCCGGGCTGGGCGGAGCCGAACACCATGACGCCGTCGGAGCGCTTGGTGAAGTTGAGGAAGCCCATGCGGTCGGTGGCCTTGCCGGAGGACTGGAACATCGTGGTCAGCAGGGTGGTGTGGTTCTTGATGGCCCCGAGCTTGGCCGTGTCGTAGTAGTCGAGGACCAAGTGCATGGAGAGCACCTTGCGCTGCACGTcggaagggagggaggagatgccgcccgccgcgccattGTCAACGGCGAGCACGGTGATGGTCTGCCGCCGGTTGATCTCCTCGGCGAGCTTCGTCTGCGAcaggaggctgttgaaggtgcTGAAGTCGGAGAACTCGCCGAGAAGCCTGGTGATGTtgaaggccgccgccggcgaggcgaaGCCGGcaaggacgaggaggagcgcaATGGCGGGCGGACGTGAAGCCATCGTCGCTACTGCCTGATTCAGCGGAGCTTGTGGAGAAAGATAACTTAGATTATAGAATGTGTGTGACAAATGTCCTAAACTTGGAGTTGGACGTGCATGCTCACCGGAGAGGGCCGACGCTAAACCTGGGGCGCCCCATCTGCATGGCTGGGCGACAAAGCTCCAAGGCTGCTCAACGGTAGGGACGTGAGTGGTTAGAAATTCTCAGTCAGCTGTTGGACTTAAACTAAATTTGGGAGTAATCTCACCACTAGACTTCGCGGCTTCTCTAATTTACAGTCACCCGTTACTTTCCATTGGTACGGTCGATTTCCGACAAATTCCACCTTTCCACATTTGGCTAATCCACGATTCCCATACATTTCCCTTTTCGGAAACCAGCTATCAGCGCTAATCCTTGGATTCACGTCCCCGGAGGCCGGAAGGCGGAAGCCCTCCCGATCCCCCGCTGCCACGATAGTTGCGACCGCTCCGCCATaaaaaaattagtacaaaaaCTTTTgtactaaaaaaataatattgcaAAAGCGGTCAGAAAAAATTAGTAAAAAAACTTTTTTACTAAAAAATTGCAAAATTATGCTTGAAGTATTGAAAAGTTTGTGCAGCAAAAAACCCACCGAAGAAAACTTTTACAGAAAACTTTTTTGATAGTAAATGTTAAAATGTTATGgattgtggggggggggggggtatgttaagataaagctgcaaaaaaatgtccgtaatttttttttctagtacAAACTTTAATTCGTAACAAGCTTTTCAAAATTAAACTTGAGTTATtgaaaaaaattgtgcaaaaaAAATCAACGTGTGAAAATTTGAGAGAAAAATTATAGCTACAAGAAATGTTACAGATTTGTTTGCTTGAAACAAAAGAGaatggaaagaaaaggaaatatgGAGCGTAGCTCGCCACCGAGCTGATGTGGCCAGGATCGCTTGAACCTGCAGCCGCGCGGAggtccgctccgccgccgttgCTCGCTACACTTGCCACTGTTACCTGCGGGGGCTGCGCGTGGAGCTCCGGCTGCCCCAAATCGGAAGCGGGGGCTCAAGCTCGCGaagctctagctgctcctggcCGGAGACCCAGTATCCCGCCATGCTCCCATCCTCCCATGAGCTGCCCTTCCTGCCCTGCTCCGACGAGCTGCCCTGCACCGGTGCTTGCGACCCAGCACTAGCGCCTCCGCTCGCACATGGTTGTGGATCTAACCCCAGAGTAAAAAAAGAAGGGAGaaaaggggaggggaaaggaCCTCCGGgcaaagggaggaggaggctctGGATAATTGCTGCGGGGCCCAGCCATGTGTGGGCTGCCCATCTAccgcagcgacggcagcgcgcTGTCGACCGTAAAAGCAGCTTCGGGTAACTTTTTCCCCCTCCACTCCTCTCTTCCTCTCATTCCTCTCCTTCTCCGTCCGCAGCCACTCTCTTTCTCGCCGCCCTCTCCCGTCTCTTCCTCTCACACCTCCCCTCCCCGCACCTACCTTCTTCCCCCGCCACAACCTCCAATCCTCCTGCCTGTCctttctcctctcctccccctctcctGCAGCTAGGGGTGGTAAGTGTAGCAAGAAACGGCTCAAGTGGGATGACCAATATCACAAGGACAAACTGATCTGCCTAGCACttcatgatgaggacatccctccCAACGATACAACCATGCCTACTACGCAGCAAGGACCAATGACAAGAGCccgtgcacgagagctaaattatcaggtaaactcgttcctcgctgtccataaaccatcatccatgaatggggtactactaaattcttgtgatgcttttcttattcttaggaACTTGAGACATGAACCAGATTGGAGGGAGAGCAAACACGACAAGAAAGCGAGTGTGGATGATCAGATCGGACCATACCAGTTCGGACCTCCAGGAAGGGGCAACTTCAgaaggccataactcttagctacgaatattgtttgaagcccatgagtacttgttggaaagctcctgaagtctactttcagatggatccaaccTCAGGACAAAATTCCAAAGGAGTTAAGCTGAATCGCCAAAACGACGTTCAGTCTTCCAGTCTTGGGATGAGGCCCTTGTATCTAGTtcagcccactaggggcccattctaagttagggtttacaccccccacgcctcttggctactcccccacctatataaaccaccaccagccaccatttgagacttgagttttgttttgttGTAAGTTTAGCTTCTGCTACTTCCTGGTGAGCGCGTGTGTCGATTAGACCACCCGTTTGCTTGATTCAGAACCCCAAACTTGTGTGTATCAGATTCATCCTTTGGGCAAGGTCTGTGTGCTGTTTACTTGTcaacttgttcttgcttgttctttgatttgcttgcaggttcaaggttgttcttgACACAGCAAGAACAAAACAAATCGGAGgcggtgtaactgtcgctaaggcgcagcgcagcccttgtggtgttgtagtcgggcagcacaacgtcgatcctcctcaaatcgagttatccctcctctcatcgaaagatcgggcacaAACCCCAGCGGGTTCCATGACTTCAAATGGAGTAATCTAACAGTCTAGTCAGGTAAAAtgccgattaaaccacttgaatagttcgatcgaacccaaagcttgcaTACAACTCACATGgaggcgagtccagagagtacaacattccacaaattttacataaCAAATTTTGGTACTGAATTTATTTACAAACTAAGTTTTGAAACAACACTTTTGAAAGTCTGACAACAAGAGAGTTTTTAGAGTTCATAATCAGCGGAGCATTCAGAGTTTTAAGCAATGGAAATAAAACAACACGATAAACTAGCAACATCATGGTTGTTACGATCAAGCCCTTTCGTGACATCAATCGGAAGCATCGGTGTTGGCCGGGGACgcatcccactccacggaccaaccatgCCTcaaagtacaaggccaagttaAACCTGCTATCATATCTTCAAATGACtgacctgaaaaacaaagccacaagtaaGGCAGAGTATGCTAATACtgacctgaaaaacaaagccacaagtaaggcagagtatgctaatactcagcaagacttacccgacttatgggtatacatagcccacttgtctatacatgcaaggctttttggctgggAGGGTTTATTTTActaaaaagcaataaagagtaggtccttattttcatattttagaTTTCAACATTCTAGTTCAGTTAACCATTCTACGTAAGcaactatccaatagcatacatagtgaaaaataattatttttcatcatctaACAATATTGATCATCATCCATATTTCATTTCTTACTCTGTGTGGTAAAAgggtcaagcagtctcaataacgcgagaaacggacgattcgaatcgaagtTCTTAACCTTGTAGGCAAACCTAAACACAtgcatggggatcgacgtcACCCACATGACTTTTTCCTTCGATTCCCGCTTCACGAAACAGGCCAACCGCCCTCGAGTACAGCAGCACGATGACTCTGcactcgccattagctagatgtgagCAAGTTCAAGatagtggggagtatgttccgacctcggttcaatccagtacttaagcttaccgattactatATTCTCGGCAcatggttagtacgttcaaatgtttaaccaccactaccacacactgcgaccttagccatttttacTATCCAGACGGGGCCTCAACCAGTAACATGAATATCATATCACAGCCCTGCCCATCAGCCTTATAGTttcaacagaaagtaaacaagcaactcctaattctcgcgggtgacaggcaatcactcgatttTTATCGAAGCCTATTAGCATTGCAGTCTAGTATCTATAGCATgagtacctaggatcatgcaactatggtttccaatcaactcctagaaactaaaatgcacaagtagatagtgtcagacccgggacagcaggactgcttatagacatagaatgttctagagtaagggatagctcatgtatgtaccttacctcttttgtaactattcgaataggcgtagaactagctgcagtacaaaggaaactacccgattgtgttgtagtaggactccaactgtactcggctaagactttccatgtaaccctgtcctcccggatatataagggcgggcagggaccccctccaaacaatcatcaacacctaaggcaatacaaaccacacaggacgaagggtattacgcaaactcgcagcccgaacctatctaaatctttgtgttccttgtaccatcgagttctagagcagtcgatctctacctacaaaccctactgctaagggtatccttaagcaggcttggtggtaaacaccgacagctggcgcgcaaggtaggggattcggcgagttcaccaacgaattcgatggccggatcaagcaatGCCAACAGCGTGCCAGAGGGCACGACTTTCATTTTTGGTTCTTGGGTTTGTACGGCTGACGGAACGGGAGGCTTTTCCAGCAACCTTGTCAtgcctaactcgcctaaatcgaaaacccgcTCCCATCTCGCCGACATCCGCGAGTCTGCGGATCTCGACGAGAAAAGAGTTCCACTCGAACTCGACTTGGACAACCCAGGAAATgtgacaactcaaaaccgaactcttggtttggtcgagttcgacacaaattctgattccgaaaagccttacttttccaaactcttggaaaatacctggcccatctgaagacaatcaaacaccctaagatcaaaaactcagaactactcgcgcggagtggatcaagtttcacgatcgatagagggctgcatcaaacttgcagaaaccgctctcagcccatctgcgctactgttgacgctccttagcgcccccgatttatataccgcaagcgcacggtttcgtgtagcttttcccttagagtattcccccaaggtttatcaatccacggaaccaaagagacaagaaacaatctattagca
This window of the Panicum virgatum strain AP13 chromosome 1K, P.virgatum_v5, whole genome shotgun sequence genome carries:
- the LOC120700365 gene encoding fasciclin-like arabinogalactan protein 14, producing the protein MASRPPAIALLLVLAGFASPAAAFNITRLLGEFSDFSTFNSLLSQTKLAEEINRRQTITVLAVDNGAAGGISSLPSDVQRKVLSMHLVLDYYDTAKLGAIKNHTTLLTTMFQSSGKATDRMGFLNFTKRSDGVMVFGSAQPGAPKNSQMVKSVASRPYNISVLQVSAPIVPPGVGGSADSGAPPPHNKATAPAPSTKGKKKGAKDAEAPAPGPSSDDDDTGADAPADAPGPAADGPPADGPTADGPAADGPTADGPAADEPLRHWSSDHAADAPEGSAAGRVAVGAGLGIVALLMTII